In Reinekea thalattae, a genomic segment contains:
- the nifE gene encoding nitrogenase iron-molybdenum cofactor biosynthesis protein NifE has translation MKQSEIRELMDEPACDHNSGEKSGCARPTPGNTAGGCSFDGAQISLLPIANVAHIVHGPIACAGNSWNNRGTRAHGENLFRHGFTTDLNEQDVIMGRAEKRLLHSIKQVIEQYNPPAVFVYLTCVPALEGNDVEAICTLASETWHRPVICIDAAGFYGSKNLGNRIAGEVMVEKVVGTGEPPAKPAMLHRPEQRVHDIVLIGEYNIAGEYWHVAPLFAELGYRLLCCLAGDTQFHEIQTMHRADAAMVVCSRAQINVARKLNEGWNIPWFEGSFYGIEDTSNALRQFATLMHDDTLSEQTEQLIEREETSIRQQLQPYKERLQGKKALLYTGGVKSWSVVSALTELGIEVIATGTKKSTEADKARIKSLMGDDAHMLENGGATNLLNVARSNNADILIAGGRNMYTAVKAKLPFLDINQERHHAYAGYRGMLTLAQELCRTLESPVWSLAKKSPPWQAAALNSSLKKTSDIGAR, from the coding sequence ATGAAGCAAAGTGAAATAAGAGAATTAATGGACGAACCCGCCTGTGATCATAACAGTGGCGAAAAATCGGGTTGCGCACGGCCTACTCCTGGGAATACCGCAGGCGGTTGCAGCTTTGATGGTGCGCAAATTTCATTACTGCCGATCGCCAATGTCGCTCACATCGTACACGGCCCTATCGCTTGCGCTGGCAACAGCTGGAACAATCGCGGTACTCGTGCACACGGCGAAAATTTGTTTCGCCACGGCTTTACTACCGATCTGAACGAACAGGATGTCATTATGGGGCGAGCCGAAAAACGGCTTTTGCATTCCATCAAACAAGTCATTGAGCAATACAATCCACCAGCAGTTTTTGTTTATTTAACCTGTGTCCCTGCGTTGGAAGGTAACGATGTCGAAGCGATCTGCACCTTGGCGAGTGAAACCTGGCACCGCCCTGTTATCTGTATCGACGCGGCCGGTTTTTATGGCAGTAAAAATCTTGGTAATCGAATTGCCGGTGAAGTTATGGTCGAAAAAGTGGTCGGCACCGGCGAGCCTCCTGCCAAACCTGCAATGCTGCATCGCCCTGAACAACGCGTTCACGACATTGTACTGATTGGCGAATACAACATCGCCGGTGAGTATTGGCACGTTGCGCCACTGTTTGCCGAACTTGGCTACCGCTTGCTTTGCTGTTTAGCAGGCGATACACAATTTCACGAAATCCAAACCATGCATCGTGCCGATGCCGCCATGGTGGTGTGCTCACGAGCGCAAATCAATGTTGCTCGCAAGCTTAATGAAGGCTGGAATATTCCGTGGTTCGAAGGCAGCTTTTATGGCATTGAAGACACCAGCAACGCGCTGCGTCAATTTGCGACACTGATGCACGATGACACCCTAAGCGAGCAAACAGAACAACTTATCGAACGCGAAGAAACCAGCATTCGCCAACAACTTCAGCCTTACAAAGAACGGCTACAAGGTAAAAAGGCGCTGCTTTATACCGGCGGTGTTAAATCATGGTCGGTGGTCAGCGCACTAACCGAGCTGGGCATTGAAGTCATTGCAACTGGCACTAAAAAATCAACCGAAGCCGACAAGGCTCGCATCAAAAGTTTAATGGGTGATGACGCTCACATGCTCGAAAACGGTGGCGCAACCAACTTGCTCAACGTAGCGCGCAGTAACAACGCTGACATTCTTATTGCTGGCGGGCGCAACATGTATACCGCTGTAAAAGCCAAATTGCCGTTCCTAGATATTAACCAAGAGCGTCACCACGCCTATGCCGGTTATCGGGGCATGTTGACCTTAGCGCAAGAGCTGTGCCGGACGTTAGAAAGCCCAGTCTGGTCGTTAGCGAAAAAGAGCCCACCTTGGCAAGCCGCTGCACTGAACAGTTCACTGAAAAAAACATCTGATATAGGAGCGCGCTAG
- the nifN gene encoding nitrogenase iron-molybdenum cofactor biosynthesis protein NifN: MSQLTRNKSPLTDRPLKTSQATGASLASMGIANCIPLMHGSQGCGAFAKVFLIQHFREPMPIQNTAVDQIAAVMGADDNVIEALALLCEKHQPEAITLMSTGLTELQGCDLERNVQEFYQRYPDFKETKVIPVSTPDFIGSLQSGFSETVDAYVKELNKSATRDEVIDKQINVLCSSAMTCADIELVKDYVESFGLSGIFVPDLATSLDGHLETEDYSATSTGGCSIADIASMHKSAATFVIGESLFKTGTWLEHNFAIPCFKFGHLMGLDATDAFIEQLSLVANREVPPRLYRARQRLQDSLLDTHFVLSSSHAAAALESDLLLGFDALLHEAGLKLTIGVTATASALLQSSFAEQIIVGDHSDLDSTIEQCQLIIGNSHCAEFFEQQRPVLRAGLPSHDRFGSNQQLQMGYQGACSLLNQLGNLLLASHQPEVAAFYSPYRFGPEQVTLNEPENCRYIATQRA, translated from the coding sequence ATGAGCCAACTAACTCGCAATAAGAGCCCCTTAACGGATCGACCACTCAAAACCAGCCAAGCAACCGGTGCTAGCTTAGCTAGCATGGGCATTGCTAACTGTATTCCGTTGATGCACGGCTCCCAAGGTTGCGGCGCCTTTGCCAAGGTGTTTTTAATTCAACATTTTCGTGAACCGATGCCGATTCAAAACACCGCGGTTGACCAAATCGCAGCCGTCATGGGGGCTGACGATAACGTTATCGAGGCTCTCGCCTTACTGTGTGAAAAACACCAGCCAGAGGCCATTACCCTGATGTCTACCGGATTAACCGAACTGCAAGGCTGCGACTTAGAGCGTAACGTGCAAGAGTTTTATCAACGCTATCCTGACTTTAAAGAAACTAAGGTCATACCGGTTTCAACACCTGATTTCATTGGCTCATTGCAATCTGGCTTTTCCGAAACTGTCGATGCCTATGTCAAAGAACTCAATAAATCAGCTACGCGAGATGAAGTGATCGACAAACAAATTAATGTGCTTTGCAGCAGCGCCATGACCTGTGCCGATATTGAACTGGTTAAAGACTATGTCGAAAGCTTTGGGCTAAGCGGTATTTTTGTACCCGATCTTGCAACCTCGCTCGACGGCCACCTAGAAACCGAAGACTACAGCGCAACCAGTACCGGCGGTTGTAGTATTGCCGACATTGCCAGCATGCATAAAAGTGCCGCCACCTTTGTCATCGGCGAAAGCCTGTTTAAAACCGGCACTTGGCTAGAACACAACTTTGCCATTCCCTGCTTTAAATTTGGCCACCTAATGGGGCTTGATGCGACCGATGCGTTTATCGAGCAACTGAGTTTAGTCGCTAACAGAGAGGTACCACCGCGCCTTTATCGCGCACGTCAGCGCTTGCAAGATAGCCTGCTGGATACTCACTTCGTACTTTCTTCTAGCCATGCAGCGGCAGCGTTAGAGTCGGATTTACTACTCGGCTTCGATGCGCTACTGCATGAAGCAGGTTTAAAGCTGACGATCGGTGTTACTGCGACGGCCAGCGCGTTACTGCAATCGAGCTTTGCAGAACAGATTATCGTTGGTGACCATTCCGATTTAGACAGCACCATCGAACAATGCCAACTGATTATTGGCAACAGCCACTGCGCCGAGTTTTTTGAACAACAACGGCCTGTGCTGCGTGCCGGCTTGCCTAGCCACGACCGCTTTGGTAGCAACCAGCAATTACAAATGGGTTATCAGGGTGCTTGCTCGCTGCTCAACCAACTGGGCAACCTGTTGCTGGCCAGCCATCAACCTGAAGTAGCGGCATTTTACAGCCCTTACCGCTTTGGGCCAGAACAGGTGACGCTGAACGAGCCGGAAAACTGCCGCTATATCGCAACCCAGCGCGCCTAA
- a CDS encoding M20/M25/M40 family metallo-hydrolase: MSLDKDSKQDQPWQQPMPESQFELMKKVLAAPSPVSFEAAMSYGVIKPEFESFMPKGWAVHQFKANAGLVFDSHPGRDDLVSVMIVGHADKIRMQVRKIDKDGKVWINTDSFLPTTLIGHEVKVFCHDPDKVGAYKVIEGATVEALGAIHFSTPAQRAGDQGIKAEQIYLELHTHGEDRQAQVEALGLRAGDPIILDRPIKPGVSPDTFYGAYLDNGLGCFSVIEVARLLAKESLENVRVLYTIATHEEIGRFGSTQLVGELKPDVLIATDVNHDYEAAPGIGSRNMNPLKMGAGFTIGRGSVVSEYLVQALEKVCNAQEIPYQLDFSGRDMGTDGMAGVLAAVDSAAITVGYPIRNMHTASESAHTGDLIASIHALAGLLRHFNGLNDGKGIQRDDLKNGHIRLDQA; this comes from the coding sequence ATGAGTCTAGATAAAGACAGCAAGCAAGATCAGCCTTGGCAACAGCCAATGCCTGAAAGCCAGTTCGAGCTAATGAAAAAAGTATTGGCAGCGCCTTCTCCAGTGAGTTTTGAAGCCGCAATGAGCTACGGTGTGATTAAACCAGAATTCGAAAGCTTTATGCCTAAGGGCTGGGCTGTACATCAGTTTAAAGCCAATGCTGGCTTAGTATTCGACTCTCACCCAGGTCGTGACGATCTGGTTAGCGTGATGATTGTCGGCCATGCCGATAAAATCCGTATGCAGGTTCGTAAAATTGATAAAGACGGTAAGGTCTGGATTAATACCGACTCGTTTTTACCAACAACACTGATTGGTCATGAAGTTAAAGTTTTTTGTCACGACCCAGATAAGGTCGGTGCCTATAAAGTGATCGAAGGCGCAACGGTAGAAGCTCTTGGCGCGATTCATTTTTCAACACCAGCGCAACGTGCTGGCGACCAAGGCATTAAGGCTGAGCAAATTTATCTAGAATTGCATACGCATGGTGAAGACCGCCAAGCACAGGTCGAAGCGTTAGGTTTACGCGCGGGTGACCCAATTATTTTAGACCGTCCGATTAAACCGGGCGTCAGCCCAGATACGTTTTACGGCGCTTACTTAGATAACGGCTTAGGCTGTTTTTCGGTGATCGAAGTGGCGCGTCTATTGGCGAAAGAGTCGTTAGAAAACGTCCGCGTTTTGTACACCATTGCTACGCATGAAGAGATTGGCCGCTTTGGTTCAACACAATTGGTTGGCGAGCTCAAGCCAGACGTACTGATCGCAACCGATGTTAATCACGATTATGAAGCTGCGCCAGGTATTGGTAGTCGCAACATGAACCCGTTAAAAATGGGTGCAGGTTTTACCATTGGTCGAGGCTCAGTTGTTTCTGAATATTTGGTACAAGCATTAGAAAAAGTTTGTAACGCGCAAGAGATTCCATATCAGTTGGATTTCTCGGGCCGCGATATGGGTACCGATGGTATGGCTGGCGTATTGGCTGCAGTGGACAGCGCTGCAATTACTGTCGGATATCCTATTCGTAATATGCACACCGCATCAGAGTCGGCGCACACAGGCGATTTAATTGCTTCTATTCACGCCTTGGCGGGTTTGCTACGACACTTCAATGGCTTGAACGACGGCAAAGGCATTCAACGCGATGACCTTAAAAATGGTCACATCCGTTTAGATCAAGCTTAA
- the nifD gene encoding nitrogenase molybdenum-iron protein alpha chain, whose amino-acid sequence MTIDKSVTDSLIEEVLEVYPAKAKKDRTKHLASNDTEATKSCVTSNRKSLPGVMTARGCAYAGSKGVVWGPIKDMIHISHGPVGCGQYSRAGRRNYYTGTTGVNAFGTMNFTSDFQERDIVFGGDKKLSTMIDEIETLFPLAQGISIQSECPVGLIGDDIEAVAKTKGKEIGKTIVPVRCEGFRGVSQSLGHHIANDTLRDYVLDGSADKEQQREVGPYDVAIIGDYNIGGDAWSSRILLEEIGLNVVAQWSGDGTLPELENTPSVKLNLIHCYRSMNYISRHMEEKYGIPWMEYNLFGPTKCEESLRKIAAFFDESIQAKAEEVIAKYKEQWQPIIDKYKPRLEGKKVMLYVGGLRPRHVIGAYEDLGMEIVGTGYEFAHNDDYVKTANEVKDATLIYDDVTGFELEKFAEKIKPDLIGAGVKEKYIFQKMGIPFRQMHSWDYSGPYHGFDGFAIFARDMDMTINNPCWNKLTAPWKETEQESLAETA is encoded by the coding sequence ATGACAATAGACAAATCCGTCACCGATTCGTTGATCGAAGAAGTGCTTGAGGTCTATCCCGCTAAAGCGAAAAAAGACCGCACCAAGCACCTGGCATCTAACGATACGGAAGCAACTAAAAGTTGTGTTACGTCAAACCGAAAATCATTGCCTGGTGTAATGACTGCTCGTGGCTGTGCCTACGCCGGTTCTAAAGGTGTGGTTTGGGGCCCGATTAAAGACATGATTCATATTTCTCATGGACCTGTCGGTTGTGGCCAATATTCACGCGCCGGACGCCGTAACTACTATACCGGAACCACTGGTGTAAACGCCTTTGGCACCATGAACTTCACCTCGGACTTTCAAGAACGAGACATTGTTTTTGGCGGTGATAAAAAGCTGTCAACTATGATCGATGAAATTGAAACCCTATTCCCGCTAGCACAGGGCATCAGTATTCAATCGGAATGCCCAGTCGGTTTGATTGGTGATGACATCGAAGCGGTTGCAAAAACCAAAGGCAAAGAAATTGGCAAAACCATTGTGCCGGTTCGTTGTGAAGGTTTCCGTGGTGTATCGCAATCACTCGGCCATCACATTGCCAACGATACGTTGCGTGACTATGTACTCGATGGCAGCGCCGATAAAGAACAACAGCGTGAAGTTGGACCTTACGACGTAGCAATTATCGGTGACTACAACATTGGTGGTGATGCTTGGTCTTCGCGGATTTTACTCGAAGAAATTGGCCTAAACGTTGTCGCGCAATGGTCTGGGGATGGCACCCTGCCTGAGTTAGAAAATACGCCGAGCGTAAAACTCAACCTCATCCACTGCTACCGTTCGATGAACTACATTTCTCGTCATATGGAAGAGAAGTACGGCATTCCTTGGATGGAGTACAACCTCTTTGGCCCGACTAAGTGTGAAGAATCACTACGCAAAATTGCAGCATTCTTTGATGAGTCGATTCAGGCAAAAGCGGAAGAAGTTATCGCTAAATACAAAGAGCAGTGGCAGCCCATTATCGACAAATACAAACCTCGCTTGGAAGGTAAAAAAGTCATGCTTTATGTCGGTGGCCTGCGCCCTCGTCACGTGATTGGAGCCTATGAAGACTTAGGTATGGAAATTGTCGGTACCGGTTATGAATTTGCCCACAACGATGATTACGTAAAAACAGCAAACGAAGTCAAAGACGCCACCCTTATCTACGATGATGTGACTGGCTTTGAGCTTGAAAAATTTGCTGAAAAAATCAAACCCGACCTAATCGGTGCCGGTGTTAAAGAGAAGTACATCTTCCAGAAGATGGGTATTCCTTTCCGCCAAATGCACAGCTGGGATTACTCAGGTCCTTATCACGGCTTTGATGGCTTTGCTATTTTTGCCCGCGACATGGACATGACCATCAATAACCCATGCTGGAATAAGTTGACCGCACCTTGGAAAGAAACGGAACAAGAAAGCTTGGCAGAAACTGCCTAA
- the nifT gene encoding putative nitrogen fixation protein NifT, producing MPNVMIRKEAESGNLTLYIAKKDLEETVTAIEFNEADRWGGEFELADGSRYYIEPLSEQPKLPITLRARRA from the coding sequence ATGCCAAATGTCATGATTCGAAAAGAAGCCGAGAGCGGTAACCTAACGCTATACATCGCAAAAAAAGATTTAGAAGAAACCGTCACCGCCATTGAATTTAACGAAGCCGATCGTTGGGGCGGAGAATTCGAACTGGCCGATGGCAGTCGTTATTACATTGAACCCCTGTCTGAGCAACCCAAGTTGCCGATCACTCTGCGGGCGCGACGAGCTTAA
- the nifH gene encoding nitrogenase iron protein — MAIRQCAIYGKGGIGKSTTTQNLVAALAEAGKNVMIIGCDPKADSTRLILHAKAQNSIMEMAAEAGSVEDIELEDVLKVGYGGVRCVESGGPEPGVGCAGRGVITAINFLEEEGAYEEDLDFVFYDVLGDVVCGGFAMPIRENKAQEIYIVVSGEMMAMYAANNISKGICKYAATGSVRLAGLICNSRKCDREDELIEALAAKIGTQMIHFVPRDNVVQQAEIRRMTVIEYNPKCNQADEYRALAQKVMANELFVVPNPCTMDELEDLLMEFGIMDVEDESIIGQVAEEATA; from the coding sequence ATGGCTATTCGTCAATGTGCAATTTACGGCAAAGGTGGTATCGGTAAGTCAACCACGACGCAAAACTTAGTAGCAGCGCTGGCTGAAGCAGGCAAGAACGTCATGATTATCGGCTGCGACCCAAAAGCCGACTCAACACGTTTGATCCTACACGCAAAAGCGCAAAACTCCATTATGGAAATGGCTGCAGAAGCAGGCTCAGTTGAAGACATCGAATTAGAAGATGTACTCAAAGTCGGTTACGGCGGCGTTCGTTGTGTAGAGTCTGGTGGTCCTGAGCCAGGTGTTGGCTGTGCTGGTCGTGGTGTTATTACCGCCATTAACTTTTTAGAAGAAGAAGGTGCTTACGAAGAAGATTTAGACTTCGTTTTCTATGACGTATTAGGTGACGTTGTGTGTGGTGGTTTCGCTATGCCTATTCGTGAAAACAAAGCACAAGAAATCTACATCGTGGTATCCGGTGAAATGATGGCAATGTATGCGGCGAACAACATCTCGAAAGGGATTTGTAAGTACGCAGCAACCGGCAGCGTTCGCCTAGCTGGGCTTATTTGTAACTCACGTAAGTGTGACCGTGAAGATGAATTGATTGAAGCCTTAGCGGCAAAAATCGGTACACAGATGATTCACTTTGTGCCACGCGACAACGTTGTACAGCAGGCCGAAATTCGTCGCATGACGGTTATTGAGTACAACCCTAAATGTAACCAAGCAGACGAGTATCGTGCATTGGCGCAAAAAGTTATGGCCAACGAACTGTTTGTGGTTCCTAACCCTTGCACCATGGATGAACTCGAAGACCTATTGATGGAATTCGGCATCATGGATGTTGAAGACGAATCCATTATTGGTCAGGTTGCAGAAGAAGCAACGGCTTAA
- a CDS encoding NifB/NifX family molybdenum-iron cluster-binding protein translates to MTQTIQNSLALRLGLAAKALPQLSLQTFVNSLIAEVGEPLSEKKLRTFSPKNFYHFVSGINAEIERSQSNHAFAVLTSESLSAMQAPTIDDTTPLSGPVLRIAVTSNNDQMIDGHFGSCLRILVYEANAEHFRLSEVRAVDTQESGMNRTDYITGLLHDCQILTTLSIGGPAAAKVTNADVHPIKQSTPVAAEEFLNRICQMLAGSPPPWIKKILDAQSENRSTAK, encoded by the coding sequence ATGACTCAAACCATTCAAAATTCGCTAGCCTTACGTCTTGGCCTTGCTGCTAAAGCGCTGCCTCAACTTTCGTTACAGACTTTTGTTAACAGCCTAATCGCAGAAGTTGGCGAGCCTTTGAGTGAAAAAAAGTTACGCACCTTTAGTCCAAAAAACTTTTACCACTTTGTCTCTGGTATTAATGCAGAGATTGAGCGCAGCCAATCCAATCATGCGTTTGCGGTGCTAACCAGCGAGTCATTATCGGCCATGCAAGCTCCCACCATTGACGATACCACGCCATTAAGCGGGCCAGTATTACGTATAGCCGTCACCTCAAATAATGACCAAATGATCGACGGACATTTTGGTTCGTGCTTACGAATTTTAGTTTATGAAGCAAACGCCGAGCACTTTCGGCTCAGTGAAGTTAGAGCGGTAGACACTCAAGAAAGCGGTATGAACCGAACCGATTACATCACCGGTTTACTGCACGACTGCCAAATTTTAACCACCTTATCGATCGGCGGCCCTGCGGCGGCAAAAGTCACTAACGCTGATGTCCACCCAATTAAACAATCAACGCCTGTCGCTGCCGAAGAATTTTTAAACCGTATCTGCCAAATGTTGGCAGGCTCACCACCACCCTGGATTAAAAAAATACTCGACGCCCAAAGCGAAAATAGATCAACCGCTAAATAG
- a CDS encoding NifB/NifX family molybdenum-iron cluster-binding protein has product MEIQQPDRALQLVQPIDESSISAKVAMATSDRLTVDEHFGTASHFLIFALLDQQWQLQKIIEYGATQRKHDQNKLLSRIESLADCNAVYANAIGPSAVKKLLKLQVQPVIVAEKSPIKSLLTQLISDEKNGQAPWLKPNLSKTANVKAQPLTREKMLDLLDEEWD; this is encoded by the coding sequence ATGGAAATACAGCAACCCGACCGAGCTTTGCAACTGGTTCAGCCGATTGATGAGTCCAGTATTTCTGCCAAAGTTGCAATGGCGACTAGCGATCGTTTAACTGTCGACGAACATTTTGGCACCGCTAGCCACTTTTTAATTTTTGCTTTGCTTGATCAACAGTGGCAACTACAAAAAATTATTGAATACGGCGCAACACAAAGAAAGCATGACCAAAACAAACTGCTTTCTAGGATCGAATCGTTAGCCGATTGCAACGCCGTTTATGCCAATGCTATCGGTCCATCGGCAGTAAAAAAATTATTGAAGCTGCAAGTACAGCCAGTCATCGTCGCCGAGAAAAGTCCGATAAAATCCTTACTCACACAATTAATCAGCGATGAAAAAAACGGTCAAGCCCCTTGGTTAAAACCAAACCTCAGCAAAACCGCCAACGTTAAAGCTCAACCATTGACACGAGAAAAGATGCTCGACCTACTCGATGAAGAGTGGGATTAA
- a CDS encoding SoxR reducing system RseC family protein — MATIKARINAQSANQIELTATRSGGCANCAQKQGCAILWQPMEPKQAIQLPRNEHLQANQNTPTDVEQSCDNIGNEVNLHCEDQALLRYIALLFLPTLSLLLSATLITDVLTPNSGIFYRLIFNGLIPLALGFSISRHYLAKHTHKLLAATTIQPH; from the coding sequence ATGGCAACGATCAAAGCACGAATAAATGCACAGAGCGCCAACCAGATTGAACTCACCGCCACTCGTTCTGGCGGCTGTGCTAACTGCGCACAAAAACAAGGCTGCGCAATTTTATGGCAACCCATGGAACCGAAACAGGCCATTCAACTGCCACGCAACGAACACCTTCAAGCGAATCAAAATACACCAACAGACGTTGAACAAAGTTGCGATAATATTGGTAACGAAGTAAACCTACACTGCGAAGATCAAGCCTTGCTGCGATACATCGCACTGTTATTTTTACCGACACTATCGTTGCTACTGAGCGCAACGCTGATCACCGATGTACTCACCCCAAACAGCGGTATTTTTTATCGCCTAATTTTTAATGGCCTAATACCGCTGGCTCTAGGCTTTAGCATTAGCCGCCATTACCTTGCAAAGCACACACATAAACTCTTGGCTGCAACAACCATACAACCGCATTAG
- the nifK gene encoding nitrogenase molybdenum-iron protein subunit beta, whose translation MSQTVDKIAPGYSLFKQDEYQDMMANKRAKYEEGFDDAKIKEVFDWTTTEEYKELNFERKTLTINPAKACQPLGSVLCALGFENTLPYVHGSQGCVAYFRTYFNRHFKEPVACVSDSMTEDAAVFGGQKNIFDGLENATALYKPDVIAVSTTCMAEVIGDDLNAFIGNAKKEGHIPEDMPVPFAHTPSFVGSHTTGWDNMFEGIARYFTINEMDNKEVGSNGKINLVPGFETYLGNYRVLHRVMQEFDTGYSLLCDPTEVLDTPADGEYRMYAGGTPISEVKDAPNAKTTILLQPDQLVKTKKYVEGTWQHEVPALNIPMGLDWTDDFVMKIAEISGKEIPASLEKERGRLVDMMTDSHTWLHDTSFSIYGDPDYLMGLTKFLQELGCEVKHILCHNANKRWKKKMEALIAQAPGTANAEIHFGKDLWHFRSLVFTNKPDFMIGNSYAKFIQADTKAKGDEFEVPLIRLGFPIFDRHHLHRNTTLCYEGAMMMLTTLVNAVLEKLDTDAMLLGKTDLSFDLVR comes from the coding sequence ATGAGTCAGACTGTTGATAAAATAGCGCCTGGATATTCGTTATTTAAGCAAGACGAATATCAGGACATGATGGCCAATAAACGGGCCAAATACGAAGAGGGCTTTGATGACGCTAAAATCAAAGAAGTCTTCGACTGGACAACGACCGAAGAATACAAAGAGCTTAACTTCGAACGTAAAACTCTAACCATTAACCCAGCAAAAGCTTGCCAACCCTTAGGTTCGGTACTGTGCGCACTGGGTTTTGAAAATACGCTGCCTTATGTGCACGGTTCTCAAGGTTGTGTGGCTTACTTCCGCACTTACTTTAACCGTCACTTTAAAGAACCGGTTGCCTGTGTTTCTGACTCCATGACAGAAGACGCAGCGGTATTCGGCGGGCAAAAAAATATTTTCGACGGTCTGGAAAATGCTACCGCGTTATACAAACCTGACGTCATTGCGGTGTCGACCACCTGCATGGCCGAAGTTATCGGTGATGACCTCAACGCCTTTATTGGCAACGCCAAAAAAGAAGGCCATATCCCAGAAGATATGCCAGTTCCTTTTGCGCATACGCCAAGCTTTGTTGGCAGCCACACCACAGGCTGGGACAACATGTTTGAAGGCATTGCACGCTACTTCACCATTAATGAAATGGACAATAAAGAAGTAGGCAGTAACGGTAAAATCAACCTAGTTCCGGGTTTTGAAACCTACCTAGGTAACTACCGAGTTTTGCATCGCGTGATGCAAGAATTCGACACCGGCTACAGCCTATTGTGTGACCCAACGGAAGTGCTCGACACGCCAGCCGATGGTGAATACCGCATGTACGCTGGCGGCACGCCAATTTCTGAAGTAAAAGACGCGCCCAATGCAAAAACCACTATTTTGTTGCAACCTGATCAATTGGTGAAAACAAAAAAATATGTGGAAGGCACATGGCAACATGAAGTCCCTGCGCTAAATATCCCAATGGGTTTAGATTGGACGGATGATTTTGTTATGAAAATCGCCGAAATTTCTGGCAAAGAGATTCCTGCGTCGTTAGAAAAAGAGCGTGGTCGTTTAGTCGATATGATGACCGACTCACACACTTGGCTACACGATACCAGCTTCTCCATCTATGGCGATCCTGACTATCTCATGGGCCTAACTAAGTTCTTGCAAGAGCTTGGCTGTGAGGTGAAACATATTCTTTGTCACAATGCCAATAAGCGTTGGAAGAAGAAAATGGAAGCACTTATTGCGCAAGCTCCAGGTACCGCCAATGCAGAAATTCACTTTGGTAAAGACCTGTGGCATTTCCGCTCTTTAGTGTTCACCAACAAACCAGACTTTATGATTGGCAACTCTTACGCCAAGTTCATTCAGGCGGACACCAAAGCCAAAGGCGATGAATTTGAAGTGCCATTGATTCGCTTAGGTTTCCCTATTTTTGACCGCCACCATCTACATCGCAACACCACTCTTTGTTACGAAGGTGCCATGATGATGTTAACAACGCTGGTCAATGCGGTATTAGAAAAACTCGATACCGACGCCATGCTGCTGGGTAAAACAGACTTGTCATTCGACTTGGTCCGTTAA